One window from the genome of Micromonospora aurantiaca ATCC 27029 encodes:
- a CDS encoding AAA family ATPase gives MTTPHPPAGSPQNDPAPASGAGTPATGAGSGRSGYLYRKVALHLADYPDQILKVGEITRAIGAPSSGAVFEALKKMAAAGHATHHRNPHRFQITQAGIDAAGALPPAAPRTRSSGSSGGGGGRQSRPAPVPRPNGTLYHPRRLGKGWDVEELRRLRTQQVPVLLYGPPGTGKTAMVEAAFPDLLTVAGTGDTVVDDFLGSYNPVPGGGYEFVHGPLVTAMRQGRVLLVDDATLIPPRVLAVLYPAMDGRGTVTIPAHGNETVQAVDGFYIVAGHNPGVHGAVLTEALASRFTVHLHVTTDWDLARQLGVPKPVVAAAIDLNADLAAGTTVWAPQLRELLGFVTVRDQLGMSAALANLAGIAPQDARDDVTAALSRHTGTPITALALGKR, from the coding sequence ATGACGACACCACACCCACCGGCCGGTTCACCGCAGAACGACCCGGCCCCGGCCAGCGGCGCCGGCACTCCCGCCACCGGGGCGGGCTCCGGCCGGTCCGGCTACCTCTACCGCAAGGTCGCCCTGCACCTGGCCGACTACCCCGACCAGATTCTCAAGGTAGGTGAGATCACCCGGGCGATCGGCGCACCGTCGTCCGGGGCGGTGTTCGAGGCGCTGAAGAAGATGGCCGCCGCCGGGCACGCCACCCACCACCGCAACCCACACCGGTTCCAGATCACCCAGGCCGGCATCGACGCCGCCGGCGCCCTCCCGCCCGCCGCGCCCCGCACCCGCTCCAGCGGCAGCAGTGGTGGTGGTGGTGGCCGGCAGTCCCGGCCCGCGCCGGTGCCGCGGCCGAACGGGACGCTTTATCACCCGCGGCGGCTCGGCAAAGGCTGGGACGTCGAGGAACTGCGCCGGCTGCGCACCCAGCAGGTGCCGGTGCTGCTGTACGGGCCGCCCGGCACCGGCAAGACCGCGATGGTCGAGGCGGCGTTCCCCGACCTGCTGACCGTCGCCGGCACCGGCGACACCGTCGTCGACGACTTCCTCGGCTCCTACAACCCGGTCCCCGGCGGCGGCTACGAGTTCGTCCACGGACCCCTCGTCACCGCGATGCGCCAGGGGCGGGTGCTGCTGGTCGACGACGCCACCCTCATCCCGCCCCGCGTCCTGGCAGTCCTGTACCCGGCCATGGACGGCCGCGGCACCGTCACCATCCCCGCGCACGGCAACGAAACCGTGCAGGCCGTCGACGGGTTCTACATCGTCGCCGGCCACAACCCGGGCGTGCACGGCGCGGTCCTCACCGAGGCCCTGGCCTCCCGGTTCACCGTCCACCTGCACGTCACCACCGACTGGGACCTCGCCCGCCAACTCGGCGTCCCCAAGCCGGTCGTGGCCGCCGCGATCGACCTCAACGCCGACCTCGCCGCCGGCACGACCGTATGGGCGCCCCAGCTACGCGAACTGCTCGGCTTCGTCACAGTCCGCGACCAACTGGGTATGAGCGCCGCCCTGGCGAACCTGGCCGGCATCGCCCCGCAGGACGCCCGCGACGACGTCACCGCCGCCCTGTCCCGGCACACCGGCACGCCCATCACCGCGCTCGCCCTCGGCAAGCGCTAA
- a CDS encoding DUF4314 domain-containing protein: MSTDRPPSAATDDGGPSTGPVDRSETAMTSYEAGQRVALVHTDDPYTLLRPGDTGTVRRHDQRHNVVEVTWDSGSTLAMCLDAGDRIAPVTTTPPPPTGDPVAEATGWAAALQRMRAAGAEAGRTAAEWWAQDTIGARTGGDSRLAARRILVGIHDGDPAILDALPRFSSVGESVDVAGWELFADATGDSAGWFGLRIPQRDEAMAVYRDAYDTAVTDRVAELCHLAASPTGTDVSHLHPDRVRIGGVGVFAGDWARTTGPDGDDRVEVGFVGTLIDYWNGWAVFSCTRDVAEAIVADQQRHRGRYRDSLREQGVPADDLDRQVDEALAGLSFDGDVLVADQRALSGDPDAIDRITADGDGRYVVMGRSWCWEAVDPYVCDRIVGDLPDTDNA, encoded by the coding sequence ATGAGCACCGACCGCCCGCCGTCAGCGGCCACCGACGACGGCGGCCCTTCCACCGGCCCCGTCGACCGATCGGAGACCGCCATGACCAGCTACGAGGCCGGGCAGCGTGTCGCCCTGGTCCACACCGACGACCCGTACACCCTGCTGCGGCCCGGCGACACCGGCACTGTCCGCCGCCACGACCAGCGGCACAACGTCGTGGAGGTCACCTGGGACAGCGGCTCGACGCTGGCGATGTGCCTCGACGCCGGCGACCGCATCGCACCGGTCACCACCACCCCGCCGCCGCCGACCGGTGACCCGGTTGCGGAGGCCACCGGATGGGCCGCCGCGCTGCAACGGATGCGCGCCGCCGGCGCCGAGGCCGGACGCACCGCCGCCGAATGGTGGGCGCAGGACACCATCGGCGCCCGGACCGGCGGTGACAGCCGCCTGGCCGCGCGCCGGATCCTGGTCGGCATCCACGACGGCGATCCTGCCATCCTCGACGCCCTGCCCCGCTTCTCCTCGGTGGGAGAGTCGGTCGACGTCGCCGGGTGGGAGCTGTTCGCCGACGCCACCGGCGACAGCGCGGGCTGGTTCGGGCTGCGCATCCCGCAGCGCGACGAGGCGATGGCCGTCTACCGCGACGCCTACGACACCGCCGTCACCGACCGCGTCGCGGAACTGTGTCATCTCGCGGCCAGCCCCACCGGCACGGATGTGTCCCACCTGCACCCCGACCGGGTCCGGATCGGCGGTGTCGGTGTGTTCGCCGGCGACTGGGCGCGCACCACCGGGCCCGACGGCGACGACCGGGTCGAGGTCGGGTTCGTCGGAACACTGATCGATTACTGGAACGGGTGGGCGGTGTTCTCCTGCACCCGCGACGTGGCGGAGGCGATCGTCGCCGACCAGCAGCGCCACCGCGGCCGGTACCGCGACAGCCTGCGCGAGCAGGGCGTGCCGGCCGACGACCTGGACCGGCAGGTCGACGAAGCGCTGGCCGGTCTGTCCTTCGACGGCGACGTCCTCGTCGCCGACCAGCGTGCCCTGTCCGGCGACCCGGACGCCATCGATCGCATCACCGCGGACGGTGATGGCCGGTACGTGGTGATGGGCCGCAGCTGGTGCTGGGAGGCCGTCGATCCGTACGTCTGCGACCGGATCGTCGGCGACCTGCCCGACACCGACAACGCATAG
- a CDS encoding M23 family metallopeptidase, translating to MTTRMLSGIALAVTGVLLLCSGLATTLIFGGGAGACGPATSVTPTASSAARSPALGGIGPIGDWNAEQVGNAATITTVGMGLGVPPRGWVIAVATAMQESSLINIRGGDRDSVGLFQQRPSQGWGTPEQLHDPRYATTKFYQKLQAVDGWQAMPLTEAAQRVQRSAYPDAYARWEPDAARIVAALTGASAGPAACGVAVSAQGWAQPVQGDVGSGFRTSGRPGHDGVDLIVGKGTPIHAASAGTVSVVRCNAVDVRTGRDWGCDRDGDPALTRGCGWYVDINHPGGVITRYCHMLTRPSVAEGQRVAAGDVIGVAGSSGHSSGPHLHFEVHLGDHTSGTAVDPVAFMASVGAPLNQ from the coding sequence ATGACCACCCGCATGCTGTCCGGGATCGCCCTCGCGGTCACCGGCGTCCTGCTGCTGTGCTCCGGGCTGGCCACCACCTTGATCTTCGGCGGCGGGGCGGGCGCGTGCGGGCCGGCTACCAGCGTCACGCCCACCGCTTCGTCGGCCGCGCGCAGCCCTGCTTTGGGTGGGATCGGTCCGATCGGTGACTGGAACGCCGAGCAGGTTGGCAACGCCGCCACCATCACCACCGTCGGCATGGGCCTCGGCGTCCCGCCCCGCGGCTGGGTCATCGCCGTGGCCACCGCGATGCAGGAGTCCTCCCTGATCAACATCCGTGGTGGGGACCGCGACTCGGTCGGCCTGTTCCAACAGCGCCCCTCCCAGGGCTGGGGTACCCCCGAGCAACTGCACGACCCGCGGTACGCGACGACGAAGTTCTACCAGAAGTTGCAGGCCGTCGACGGCTGGCAGGCGATGCCACTGACCGAGGCCGCCCAACGGGTGCAGCGGTCGGCCTACCCGGACGCCTACGCCAGGTGGGAACCCGACGCCGCCAGGATCGTCGCCGCCCTGACCGGGGCCAGCGCCGGCCCGGCCGCCTGCGGCGTGGCGGTCAGCGCGCAGGGCTGGGCCCAGCCGGTGCAGGGGGATGTCGGCTCCGGTTTCCGCACCTCGGGCCGTCCCGGGCACGACGGCGTCGACCTGATCGTGGGCAAGGGCACCCCGATTCACGCCGCGTCCGCCGGCACCGTCTCCGTCGTGCGGTGCAACGCCGTTGACGTTCGCACTGGCCGGGACTGGGGCTGTGACCGCGACGGCGATCCCGCTCTGACCCGCGGCTGCGGCTGGTACGTCGACATCAACCACCCCGGTGGGGTGATCACCCGCTACTGCCACATGCTCACCCGCCCCTCCGTCGCCGAGGGTCAACGGGTCGCGGCCGGTGACGTTATCGGCGTCGCCGGCAGCTCGGGCCACTCGTCCGGACCGCACCTGCACTTCGAGGTGCACCTCGGTGATCACACCTCCGGCACGGCCGTCGACCCGGTCGCCTTCATGGCGTCCGTCGGCGCGCCCCTGAATCAGTAG
- a CDS encoding aspartyl/asparaginyl beta-hydroxylase domain-containing protein, which produces MFVDQRRFPFLADLRAQWEVIRDECLALPRETYQPWVQREMYGQGWSVYGLVAFGKRIEEALDACPHTASALTKVPHLTTAGFSRMAPGTHIKPHQGWVTTVYRAHLGLVVPEDCALRVGDETRQWSEGESLVFDDTVTHEAWNYGSSDRIVLLFDFARPGYEDMPQDELPASVAGFVRRGG; this is translated from the coding sequence ATGTTCGTGGATCAGCGGCGTTTTCCCTTCCTGGCCGATCTTCGGGCACAGTGGGAGGTCATCCGGGACGAGTGCCTTGCTCTGCCTCGGGAGACCTATCAGCCATGGGTGCAACGCGAGATGTACGGCCAGGGCTGGAGCGTGTACGGCCTCGTCGCCTTCGGGAAACGGATCGAGGAAGCGCTCGACGCGTGCCCGCACACCGCCTCCGCGTTGACGAAGGTCCCTCACCTGACGACCGCTGGGTTTTCTCGAATGGCTCCTGGTACCCACATCAAGCCCCACCAGGGATGGGTGACGACCGTCTACCGCGCCCACCTCGGGCTGGTCGTGCCAGAGGACTGCGCGCTGCGCGTGGGCGACGAGACCCGGCAATGGAGCGAGGGCGAGAGCCTCGTCTTCGACGACACCGTCACGCACGAGGCGTGGAACTACGGCTCCAGCGACCGCATCGTGCTTCTGTTCGACTTCGCCCGTCCCGGCTACGAGGACATGCCGCAAGACGAATTGCCGGCTTCGGTGGCAGGCTTCGTGCGGCGCGGCGGATGA
- a CDS encoding immunity 21 family protein: protein MQYTWVSSAGGPLLVAPQSALSLWSGADSTDGPVESWGDYGRACAIDGYVGVVAIGQRQALVLGDEPAMTTYLSSERLFLRWAAAYEEDDLVSAARRAVRDGVDWDADNNVRWVVDGPVVMFDSAWPGAELEPDNHLVIDLCPGEYRVRATYRADGDTWMVLVQLQPVS, encoded by the coding sequence TTGCAGTACACGTGGGTTTCGTCGGCTGGCGGGCCGCTGCTCGTCGCCCCGCAATCGGCGCTGTCACTGTGGAGCGGCGCTGATAGCACGGATGGACCCGTGGAGAGCTGGGGGGACTACGGCCGGGCGTGCGCGATCGACGGTTACGTCGGCGTGGTCGCCATCGGTCAGCGGCAGGCGCTTGTTCTGGGCGACGAGCCGGCAATGACGACGTACCTGTCCTCGGAACGGCTGTTCCTGCGGTGGGCAGCGGCGTACGAGGAAGACGATCTGGTGAGCGCTGCCCGCCGAGCGGTACGTGATGGCGTGGATTGGGACGCAGATAACAATGTCCGTTGGGTGGTGGACGGGCCAGTTGTGATGTTCGATTCGGCGTGGCCGGGGGCGGAGTTGGAGCCCGACAACCACCTCGTGATCGATCTCTGCCCGGGCGAATACCGGGTCCGTGCGACGTATCGCGCCGATGGTGACACCTGGATGGTCCTCGTTCAGCTTCAACCCGTGTCATGA
- a CDS encoding GGDEF domain-containing protein — protein MSPILTSIVTAAGGVLAGLALAAALLWRQQQALARARYAAGHDDTTGLPNRRALLAALTRATRADAPFGLVLLDLDGFKAVNDTFGHEAGNEVLTEVGRRLAALRGPVRLAARLSGDEFALLVDGGPDDVAAAARAAWRAVGRHSVDLGAHTLTLRASVGHTSAALGVSPRALLHQADTAMYQAKQSGAGVHGATAINSRTGPPPGSRPRDLRRR, from the coding sequence GTGTCTCCCATCCTGACCTCGATCGTCACCGCCGCCGGTGGAGTCCTCGCCGGTCTCGCCCTCGCCGCAGCGCTGCTGTGGCGCCAGCAGCAGGCGCTGGCCCGCGCCCGCTACGCCGCCGGCCACGACGACACCACCGGCCTACCGAATCGGCGGGCCCTGCTCGCCGCCCTCACCCGCGCCACACGCGCCGATGCCCCGTTCGGGCTCGTCCTGCTCGACCTCGACGGCTTCAAAGCCGTCAACGACACCTTCGGCCACGAGGCCGGCAACGAGGTCCTCACCGAGGTCGGCCGGCGGCTGGCCGCCCTGCGAGGGCCGGTGCGCCTCGCCGCGCGCCTGTCCGGCGATGAGTTCGCCCTGCTGGTCGACGGCGGCCCCGACGACGTTGCCGCCGCCGCGCGCGCCGCCTGGCGGGCGGTCGGCCGCCATTCCGTCGACCTCGGCGCGCACACGCTGACTCTGCGCGCCAGCGTCGGGCATACCAGCGCCGCCCTCGGCGTCAGCCCGCGGGCCCTGCTGCACCAGGCCGACACCGCGATGTATCAGGCCAAACAATCCGGTGCCGGAGTCCATGGCGCCACCGCCATCAACAGCCGCACCGGTCCCCCGCCGGGTTCCCGCCCGCGGGACCTGCGTCGCCGCTAA
- a CDS encoding histone-like nucleoid-structuring protein Lsr2 yields the protein MATKTTAILIDDLDGSTDDVATYQFAFNGVTYEIDLSAGNFDRMAAAFGPFITAGRRLPKQPRPPRRQDDTATGRTQSQEIRTWWWTVNWQELNLPQPRTGGVIPAAVRDAYHAAH from the coding sequence GTGGCCACCAAGACCACCGCGATCCTCATCGACGACCTCGACGGCTCCACCGACGACGTCGCCACCTACCAGTTCGCCTTCAACGGCGTCACCTACGAGATCGACCTGTCCGCCGGCAACTTCGACCGGATGGCCGCGGCGTTCGGCCCGTTCATCACGGCCGGACGGCGCCTGCCGAAACAGCCCCGGCCACCACGGCGGCAGGACGACACCGCGACCGGCCGCACCCAGAGCCAGGAGATCCGCACCTGGTGGTGGACCGTGAACTGGCAGGAGCTGAACCTGCCCCAGCCACGAACCGGCGGCGTCATCCCCGCCGCGGTGCGCGACGCCTACCACGCCGCCCACTGA
- a CDS encoding FAD-dependent monooxygenase: protein MRSATRPSSGRQPSIAVIGGSITGPVTALLLLHAGFDDVTVFEAAPASAPLGGGLIGLEHPALDVLDRLDIGQHEFVAHDSEAIVQMTVRDRQPAETIRRTYPGRNTTWTLLHQALIRRLPAGVLHTGMTVTALAEQAGRPVLRFRDGHTAAADLVVFADGRSSTGRRLLDPERALRYAGYVAHRGIADIAPEPGLRDFLRLQPCPGVQFNLAPVPGGCDWTFYLDCTRAEYAQRFGADPTRRVFALPRHVSPAARAHVDTHADLLLPADHAAVVHATTTRMAVPVLDITPPQRMVWPVGAGHAVLLGDALAPVRPHTARGANNGIEQAAGLAAALTQHRKYRADLTAALHGWQRRHLPAAVAAVHRGPVIGHQLGLGTHQPA, encoded by the coding sequence ATGAGATCCGCCACCAGGCCGTCCTCCGGCCGCCAGCCCAGCATCGCCGTCATTGGCGGCAGTATCACCGGCCCGGTCACCGCGCTGCTGTTGCTGCACGCCGGATTCGACGACGTCACCGTCTTCGAGGCCGCGCCGGCGTCCGCGCCGCTGGGCGGCGGCCTCATCGGCCTGGAACACCCCGCCCTCGACGTGCTCGACCGCCTCGACATCGGCCAGCACGAGTTCGTGGCCCACGACTCCGAGGCCATCGTTCAAATGACCGTCCGCGACCGCCAGCCGGCCGAGACGATCCGGCGTACCTATCCGGGGCGGAACACCACCTGGACGCTGCTGCACCAGGCGCTGATCCGCCGCCTGCCCGCCGGTGTCCTGCACACCGGTATGACGGTCACCGCCCTGGCCGAGCAGGCCGGTCGGCCGGTGCTGCGGTTCCGCGACGGCCACACCGCGGCCGCCGACCTGGTCGTGTTCGCCGACGGCCGGTCCTCCACCGGCCGCCGGCTGCTGGATCCCGAGCGGGCCCTGCGGTACGCGGGCTACGTCGCTCACCGCGGCATCGCCGACATCGCCCCCGAGCCCGGGCTGCGGGATTTCCTGCGGTTGCAGCCCTGCCCGGGCGTGCAGTTCAACCTCGCCCCGGTACCCGGCGGCTGCGACTGGACCTTCTACCTCGACTGCACCCGCGCCGAGTACGCGCAGCGGTTCGGCGCCGACCCCACCCGCCGGGTCTTTGCCCTGCCCCGGCACGTCAGCCCCGCCGCCCGCGCCCACGTCGACACCCACGCCGACCTGCTCCTCCCGGCCGACCACGCCGCCGTCGTGCACGCCACCACCACCCGGATGGCGGTACCGGTCCTCGACATCACCCCACCGCAGCGCATGGTCTGGCCCGTCGGCGCCGGTCACGCCGTTCTGCTCGGCGACGCCCTCGCCCCCGTCCGCCCGCACACCGCGCGCGGCGCCAACAACGGCATCGAACAAGCTGCCGGCCTCGCTGCCGCCCTCACTCAGCACCGCAAGTACCGAGCTGACCTCACCGCCGCCCTGCACGGCTGGCAACGCCGACACCTGCCCGCCGCCGTCGCCGCTGTGCACCGCGGGCCCGTCATCGGCCACCAGCTCGGCCTCGGCACCCACCAGCCCGCCTAG